CGGTGCTGGAGAAATTCGTGCTGGACTACCCGGACGCGGACCGCCAGCAACTGCGCTCCCTGATCCGTCAGGCCCAGCACGAGCAGGCGCATAACAAGGCGCCGGCCACCAGCCGTAAAATCTTCAAATACATCCGTGAGCTGGACGAGACTCAACGCGGCCTGCGTTGATCCTCTTCCCCGGGTGGCGGTCTTCGCCACCCGAAGCTCCGGCCATTACGACCCCGTGCCACCCACGGTGATCGCATCGATTTTCAAGGTTGGCTGACCGACGCCGACCGGCACCGACTGCCCATCCTTACCGCAAGTGCCCACGCCGCTGTCCAGCGACAGGTCATTACCGACCATCGACACCTTGCTCATGGCTTCCGGCCCATTGCCAATCAACGTCGCCCCTTTGACCGGCGCGGTAATCTTGCCGTCTTCGATCAGATACGCTTCGCTGGTGGAGAACACAAACTTGCCACTGGTGATATCGACCTGGCCGCCGCCGAGGTTGGCGCAGTAGATCCCGCGTTTTACCGAAGCGATGATTTCTGCGGGGTCGCTTTCGCCACCGAGCATGTAGGTGTTGGTCATGCGCGGCATCGGCAGGTGCGCGTACGATTCGCGACGGCCGTTGCCGGTACGTGCCACACCCATCAGGCGGGCGTTGAGCTTGTCTTGCATGTAGCCCTTGAGCACGCCGTTTTCAATCAGCGTGGTGCATTCGGTCGGCGTGCCTTCGTCGTCGACACTCAGCGAGCCACGTCGGCCGGCCAGGGTACCGTCATCGACGATGGTGCAGAGCTTGGACGCAACCATTTCGCCCATGCGCCCGCTGTAGGCCGAACTGCCTTTGCGGTTGAAGTCACCTTCCAGGCCATGGCCAACGGCTTCGTGCAGCAGCACGCCGGACCAGCCCGAGCCCAACACCACCGGCAAGGTACCGGCCGGCGCCGGAATGGCTTCCAGGTTGACCAGCGCCTGACGCAGCGCTTCACGTGCATAACCCATGGCGCGGTCGTCAGTGAGGAAATAACGGTAGTCGGTACGCCCGCCACCGCCATGGCCCCCGCGCTCGCGGCGACCGTTCTGTTCAACAATGACGCTCACATTAAAACGCACCAGCGGCCGTACATCCGCCGCCAGCCCGCCGTCCGTAGACGCCACCAGAATGCGTTCCCACACGCCGGCCATACTCACCGTCACTTGCTGAATACGCGGGTCGAGTGCACGCGTGGCGGCGTCGATACGCTTGAGCAAATCGACCTTTTCCGCGCGGCTGATCACTTCCAGCGGGTTATCCGGCGCGTATAACTGGGCCACGTCCTGAGTGCTGAAAGCCTGCACGGTGCCGTTTTGCCCTGCGCGGGAAATCGAGCGCGCCGCACGCGCCGCCAGGCCCAAGGCCTCAAGGGTAATGGCGTTGCTGTAGGCGAAACCGGTCTTTTCACCGGATTGCGCGCGTAC
The window above is part of the Pseudomonas sp. KBS0710 genome. Proteins encoded here:
- the tldD gene encoding metalloprotease TldD is translated as MSELLSSVSEHLLAPGGVTIESLQTVLGDLAGPGIDAADLYFQGQISESWALEDGIVKEGSFNLDQGVGVRAQSGEKTGFAYSNAITLEALGLAARAARSISRAGQNGTVQAFSTQDVAQLYAPDNPLEVISRAEKVDLLKRIDAATRALDPRIQQVTVSMAGVWERILVASTDGGLAADVRPLVRFNVSVIVEQNGRRERGGHGGGGRTDYRYFLTDDRAMGYAREALRQALVNLEAIPAPAGTLPVVLGSGWSGVLLHEAVGHGLEGDFNRKGSSAYSGRMGEMVASKLCTIVDDGTLAGRRGSLSVDDEGTPTECTTLIENGVLKGYMQDKLNARLMGVARTGNGRRESYAHLPMPRMTNTYMLGGESDPAEIIASVKRGIYCANLGGGQVDITSGKFVFSTSEAYLIEDGKITAPVKGATLIGNGPEAMSKVSMVGNDLSLDSGVGTCGKDGQSVPVGVGQPTLKIDAITVGGTGS